One Glycine max cultivar Williams 82 chromosome 4, Glycine_max_v4.0, whole genome shotgun sequence DNA segment encodes these proteins:
- the LOC100801702 gene encoding uncharacterized protein LOC100801702, translating to MGRHSCCLKQKLRKGLWSPEEDEKLFNYITRFGVGCWSSVPKQAGLQRCGKSCRLRWINYLRPDLKRGMFSQQEEDLIISLHEVLGNRWAQIAAQLPGRTDNEIKNFWNSCLKKKLMKQGIDPATHKPLLSAQEHIIIKEEKETILETPPPMLLPMSQGILASSQESPLVVNNSSYCDGGLNVTEAASREVFMSKNAALDPLSYFEFQMGYNPIRQFDQNHVGTNSSYGFSSLPCLNSSSDHGNVSVAAEFSDNNSASKISSLMKESSSNSSSMSVYPAGGGCQMMENAGFSWDGENNNTKIDPLLQFHVNVLKSEEFKTSSWQEEQILTQNLIDFTNYPLMSLSEDLTGANFDVFQQM from the exons ATGGGTCGCCATTCCTGTTGTTTAAAGCAAAAACTAAGGAAAGGCTTATGGTCCCCCGAAGAAGATGAGAAGCTTTTCAACTACATAACCAGATTTGGCGTTGGCTGCTGGAGCTCCGTTCCCAAACAAGCCG GACTCCAAAGGTGTGGAAAGAGTTGCAGATTGAGATGGATAAACTATTTGAGGCCTGATTTGAAGAGAGGAATGTTCTCTCAACAAGAGGAGGATCTTATAATTAGTCTTCATGAAGTTCTAGGAAATAG GTGGGCTCAAATTGCAGCTCAATTACCAGGGAGAACAGATAATGAGATTAAGAACTTTTGGAATTCATGTTTGAAGAAGAAGCTAATGAAGCAAGGGATTGACCCTGCAACACACAAGCCTCTCCTCAGTGCTCAAGAACACATAATTataaaggaagagaaggaaacCATTTTGGAGACACCACCACCTATGTTATTACCAATGTCTCAAGGGATTTTAGCTTCCTCACAAGAGTCACCACTTGTAGTGAACAATTCAAGTTACTGTGATGGTGGATTAAATGTAACAGAAGCTGCTTCAAGGGAAGTTTTCATGAGCAAGAATGCTGCTTTAGACCCTTTGTCCTACTTTGAATTCCAAATGGGTTACAACCCAATAAGACAATTTGATCAGAACCATGTGGGGACCAACTCAAGCTATGGATTCTCCTCATTGCCGTGTCTGAATAGTTCTTCTGATCACGGGAACGTGTCGGTGGCGGCGGAGTTTTCAGATAACAACTCAGCTTCAAAAATCAGTTCTTTGATGAAGGAAAGTTCCAGCAATAGCTCAAGTATGAGTGTTTATCCAGCTGGGGGAGGGTGTCAAATGATGGAAAATGCAGGGTTCTCATGGGATGGTGAGAACAATAATACTAAGATCGATCCTTTGTTACAGTTCCATGTCAATGTGCTAAAATCTGAAGAGTTCAAGACAAGTTCGTGGCAAGAAGAGCAGATTCTGACTCAGAATTTGATAGATTTCACTAACTATCCGTTAATGTCACTGTCTGAGGATCTAACCGGAGCAAATTTTGATGTGTTCCAGCAGATGTGA